The sequence GCAGTCATGCATGTAAATATTGCTTTGCGCGCAACACCCACACCTACCTCGACCTCGACGCGGGTGCGGACTTCGATCGCAAGGTGATCGTCAAGGTCAACGCCGGCGAGCTGGTCCGGCGGGAGCTGGCGGCCCCGCGTTGGCGCGGCGCGCACATCGCGATGGGCACCAACGTGGACTGCTACCAGCGGGCCGAGGGGCGGTACCGGTTGATGCCGCCGATCATCGAGGCGCTGCGCGACTTCGCCAACCCGTTCTCCATCCTGACCAAGGGCACGCTGATCCTGCGGGACCTGCCGCTGCTGCGCCAGGCCGCCGAGGTGACCCGCGTCGGCGTCTCGTACTCGGTGGGGTTCGTCGACGAGGCGCTGTGGCGGGCGGTCGAGCCGGGCACCCCGAGCCCGCGCCGGCGACTCGACGCCGTACGCGCGCTCACCGAAGCGGGCTTCGAGGTGGGCGTGCTGATGGCGCCGATCCTGCCCGGGCTCAGCGACAGCGACGAGTCGATCGACGCGACGGTGGCGGCGGTGGCGGCCGCCGGGGCGGCCAGCGTGACGCCGATGGCCCTGCACCTGCGCCCCGGCGCCCGCGAGTGGTACGCACACTGGCTGGCCCGGGAGTTCCCGCACCTGGTGCCGCGCTACCGCGAGCTCTACCGGGCGGGCGCGTACGCGCCGCAGGCGTACCAGCGGGAGTTGACCGCACGGGTGCGGATCGCGGCCCGCCGGCACGGGCTGCACCGGGGCGAGCGGGGCGACAATCGGCGGCCGCCGACCCCCGAGGCGCCGCCCGCCGCCGAGCAACTGTCGCTGCTGTAGCCGGCGGGCCACCGCACCGGTGGGGCTAGAGTCGGCGGGTGCGTACCGCTCAGCAGATCCTCGCCGACTCGGCCGTGATCGCCGTCGTGGGCGCGTCCCGCGACCCCCGCAAGGCCGCGCACAGCGTGCCGTTGCAGATGCAGCGGTACGGCTGGCGGATCATCCCGGTCAACCCGACGGTCGACGAACTCTTCGGCGAGCGGGCGTACGCGTCGCTGGCCGACATCCCGCACCCGGTCGATCTGGTGGACGTGTTCCGGCCGGCGGCGGACGCCGTGCAGGTGGTCCGGGACGCCGCGGCGATCGGCGCGCCGGCGGTGTGGCTGCAACTGGGCATCGTCTCGGCGCAGGCGCGGCGGATCGCCGAGGAGGCGGGCATGGACTACGTCGAGGACCGCTGCCTGATCGTGGAGCGCGCCGCCGCCGGGCTGACCCGGCTGGGCTGAGCGGCCGGGTTCAGTCGGCCGGCCCGTCCGGCCCGAAGATCAGATCGAGCTGGGCGTCGAGCGCGGCGAGCGCGGTCTCCGGCGGGAAGTGCCCGCCGAGCAGGTAGACGCCGAGCCCTTCCATGAGCGCCAGCAGGCCCACCGCCGCATCGTCCGGCTCGACCTCGGGGCGGGCCGCGCCGGCCGCCTGGGCGGCTCGGATCTGGCCGGCGATGAAGGCCAGCAGGCCGGCGGTGTCCTGGTGCAGGCCGGCGGCGACGGCGGGGCGTACGGCGGTGTAGGCGAGGAAGGCCAGGGCGACCCGGCCGTCGGCCCGCCGGGGGGCGTCGAGGGGCAGCACCTCGCCGAGCATGGTCCGCAGGAGGGTACGCGGGGACGGGGTCGCGCCCAGCGCGGTGACGGCCGCCGTCACCCGGGCCTCGTTGTGCTCGCGGACGACTGACAGCGCGAAGCCCATCATCTCGTCCTTGGTGTGGAAGTAGTGCTGCACCATTCCGGCGGAGACGCCGGCCTCGGCCGCCACGTGCCGCAGGCTGACGGCTTCCAGCCCGTGCTCCGCGGCCACCCGCATCAGGGCGTCGGCGATCTGCGTGCGGCGTTCCCGGTGGTCCACCCGCTTCGGCATGCGTCCATGGTTTCACAATGCGACCGAATTGACACACGCGGAAGCCGCCGTTTACAGTGCAACTGCAACGTAAAAACGGTGGAGGGTGGGCGATCATGCGGGAGCACGGCTGGCGGTTCGTACTGGTGCTGCTGCGCCGCGCGATCACGTACGAGATCGGCATGTGGCGCAGCCTCTACCGCTGGCTGATGCGGCGGCCTCTCACGGTCGCGCCCGGCGCGGAGACGTACAGCTACCTGAGTGTCGTGAAGCCGATCCTGGGCGTGTTCATCGGCCTCTCCGCGATCGAGATCCCGATCTTCGACCTGATCATCAGCCGGACCGTGCCGTGGCCGTGGGTACGGCAGCTCGCGCTCGGGCTCGGGATCTGGGGTCTGCTCTGGATGATCGGGCTCTTCGCCAGCCTGCGGGTCCACCCGCACGTCCTCGACCGCGACGGGCTGCGCATCCGCAACGGCATCTCGCTCGACGTCACGGTGCCCTGGACGGCCGTCGCCACCGTCGCGAAGAGCTACCGTTCGCTGCCGTCCAGCCGCGCCGTCCAGGTCGAGCAGGGCGACGCCGGGCCGATCCTGCACCTCTCCACCGGCAGCCAGACCAGCGTCGACGTCGTGCTCCGCGAGCCGCTCTCCCTCGCGCTGCCGAAGGGCCCGAGCGAACCGGTCATCGAGGTCCGCCTCTACGCCGACGACCCGGACGCGCTGGTCGCCTCGGCCCGCCGCCACCTCGGGGTCGGCGTCCCCGGCGCCGAGCGCTAGCCGAGCCCGACAGCCCGGACTGCTGGCGGCCGAGCCGTACCCTGCGCCCATGCCCCTGCTGCGGACGCTGCGCCTGCGCCTGCCCCCGGCCCGGGACGGGCTCTGGTCGCGTCGGCTGCTCTCCCTGGCGGTCGCCGCGGTGATCGCGGTGGCGGTGGCCGCGCCACTGCTGGCGCTGTCCCGGTCCACCACCTTCGACGGCTTCGCCTGCGTCGCCTGGCTGATGTTCGGCCTGCACCAACTGGGACGGCGCTGGTGGCCGCGGCGGAACGGCCGGCTGGCCTGGACCGCCCGGGTGGCCGGCCGGGACGCGGTCGAGCCCGGACTGGTGGCCCGCCGGTCGCTGGCCGGCTGGACGGATCTCCTGGCGGACCTGATCCTGGTGACCGGGACGGCAGTGGTGATCACCTCGTGGTTCCCGACCGACCGGGAGTGGGGCCGGATCGTCCGGACGCTGCTGGTCCTCGCCGCGGCGGCGGCGGTGGGACGGATCGCCTACCTGGAGGCGCGGTTCACCGGCCGGTTGGCGCTGACCGCCGGCGGGATCCGCTACGGCAGCCGGTCCTACGACTGGTCCAACATCGACCGGGTCAGCCTGCACAAGCGGGACGGCCGGCTGAACGGGGTACGGCTGCGACCGGTCAGGTGGCCGTCGCTGGAACCGGCGCCGGTGGTCGGTGGTCGGGACACCGCGGTGCCCGAGCAGCGGCTGGCCGCCGCGATCGAGGAGTACCGGTCGCGGCCGTACGTGCTGGCGGGCGGGCCGGTCACCGCCCCGGAGCCGGCTGCCGAGCCGGCCGGACGGTGACCGGCGCACCGGTCAGAGCTTGTACTCCTTGAGCAGGCCCCGGGAGATGATGGTCTTCTGGATCTCCGAGGTGCCCTCGCCGATGAGCAGGAAGGGCGCCTCCCGCATCAGCCGCTCGATCTCGTACTCCTTGGAGTAGCCGTAGCCGCCGTGGATGCGGAACGCCTCCTGGACGACCTCGGCGCAGTACTCCGAGGCGAGCAGCTTGGCCATCCCGGCCTCGACGTCGTTGCGCTGGCCGGCGTCCTTGAGCCGGGCGGCGTTGACCATGAGCGCGTGCGCGGCCTCGATCTTGGTGCCCATCTCGGCGAGCTTGAAGGCGATGGCCTGGTGCTTGGCGAGCGGCTGGCCGAAGGTGCGGCGCTGCTGGGCGTACTGGACGGCCAGCTCGAAGGCGCGGATGGAGATGCCGCAGGCCCGGGCGGCCACGTTGACCCGGCCGACCTCGATGCCGTCCATCATCTGGTAGAAGCCGCGGCCGACCTTGTCAGCGCCGCCGAGGACGGCGGACGCGGGGACGGTGACGCCGTCGAGCACCATCTCGGTGGTCTCGACGCCCTTGTAGCCCATCTTGTCGATCTTGCCGGGGATGGTCAGGCCGGGTGCGGTCTCGCCGAAACCGGGCTCCTTCTCCAGCAGGAAGGTGCTCATGTTGCCGTAGACCGACTCCGCGCCGGTGTCGGTCTTGACCAGGGTGGCCACCACCGACGAGTACGCCCCGTTGGTCAGCCACATCTTCTGGCCGTTGAGGACGTAGTTGTCGCCGTCGCGGACGGCCTTCGACTTGATCGCCGAGACGTCGGAGCCGGTCTCCGGCTCGGACATCGAGAACGCGCCGCGCACCTCGCCGGTGGCCATCTTCGGCAGCAGCCGGGCCTTCTGCTCGGCGGAGCCGTGCTGGGAGATCAGGTACGCCACGATGAAGTGGGTGTTGACGATGCCGGAGATCGACATCCAGCCCCGCGACAGCTGCTCGACCACCAGGGCGTAGGTCAGCAGGGACTCGCCCAGGCCGCCGTACTCCTCGTCGATGGTGAGACCGAACAGGCCCATCTCCCGCATCCCGTCCAGGATGTCGGTCGGGTACTCGTCGGCGTGCTCCAGCCGCTGCGCGTGCGGGATGATCTCCTTGTCGGCGAACTCCCGGACGGTTTCCAGGATCGACCGCTGCACGTCGGTCAGGCCGGGCGTCTGGGCGAGTCTGGCCATCTCAGCCTCCGGGGGATCGGCGCATTACTCATGGGTAACTGAACGCTGGGTCAGTATCGGCCCCGGGACCGTCGAGGCCAAGGTGACCAGTCCACACAACCGCTGTGAAAAGGTTCACCGCTGCGGGTAGCGTCCGCAAGAGAGAGGCGCTGTGACCTGCGGCGGAGGAGGCGAACGGACGTGAGTCATCCACCACCCGGCGAGCCGGAGCAGCCGCCGTCGCCGTACGAGCAGCCGGGCCAGCCCTCCGGACTGCCCCAGTGGGGCCAGCAACCCGAGCAGCAGCAGTGGGGCCAGCAACCGGACCAGCCCCAGTGGGGGCAGCAGCCTGAGCAGCAGCAGTGGGGCCAACAGCCCGAGCGGCAGCAGTGGGGTCAGCAGCCGGACCAGCCGCAGTGGGGGCAGCCGCAGGAGCACCAGCAGTGGGCACAGCAGCCGGCGTACCCGCCGCAGGGCCCGTACGGCCAGTACGGCCCGCCACCGGGAGGCGGCGGCGGACCGAACACCATGGCGATCCTGTCGCTGGTCTTCGCCTTCGTCTTCGCCCCGGCCGGGATCGTCCTCGGCCACCTGGCGAAGCGGCAGATCCGGCGGACCGGCGAGGACGGTGACCAGCTCGCCACCTGGGGACTGATCCTCAGCTACGTCTTCACCGCGATCGGCCTGCTCGTATGCTGCGGCTGGATCGGCCTGGCCATCTGGGCCAACTCCGACGGCGGCGGCACCTACAACTGACCGGGCGGCGGGGGTCAGCGGAACTGCGCCTCGCGGACGCTGTTGCCGCCGTCCACCACCAGCATCTGCCCGGTGATGTACGAGGCGGCCGGCGAGCAGAGGAAGGCGATGGCGGCGGCCACCTCGTCGGGGTGGCCGGGGCGCCCGACCGGGGTGCCCATCCCCTGCTTGATCTCGGCCACCGTCGAGGCCGCCGTGTAGATGGTGCCCGGGGCCACCGCGTTCACGGTCACCCCGTCGGCGATCATCTCCATCGCCAGGGCCCGGGTCAGCCCGACCACGCCGGCCTTGGCCGCCGCGTACGCCGCCTCGGTGGGCAGCGCGTTCACCGGCCCGGCGGTGGCCGCCAGGTTCACGATCCGCCCCCAGCCCCGCTCGGCCATCCC comes from Micromonospora purpureochromogenes and encodes:
- a CDS encoding Rv2578c family radical SAM protein, which encodes MRWENLSAPPDEGHPDGSAPATPPLPLALPGAIARTFNTPDFAGMTFYEVQAKSIINKVPGASRVPFEWTINPYRGCSHACKYCFARNTHTYLDLDAGADFDRKVIVKVNAGELVRRELAAPRWRGAHIAMGTNVDCYQRAEGRYRLMPPIIEALRDFANPFSILTKGTLILRDLPLLRQAAEVTRVGVSYSVGFVDEALWRAVEPGTPSPRRRLDAVRALTEAGFEVGVLMAPILPGLSDSDESIDATVAAVAAAGAASVTPMALHLRPGAREWYAHWLAREFPHLVPRYRELYRAGAYAPQAYQRELTARVRIAARRHGLHRGERGDNRRPPTPEAPPAAEQLSLL
- a CDS encoding CoA-binding protein → MRTAQQILADSAVIAVVGASRDPRKAAHSVPLQMQRYGWRIIPVNPTVDELFGERAYASLADIPHPVDLVDVFRPAADAVQVVRDAAAIGAPAVWLQLGIVSAQARRIAEEAGMDYVEDRCLIVERAAAGLTRLG
- a CDS encoding TetR/AcrR family transcriptional regulator, whose protein sequence is MPKRVDHRERRTQIADALMRVAAEHGLEAVSLRHVAAEAGVSAGMVQHYFHTKDEMMGFALSVVREHNEARVTAAVTALGATPSPRTLLRTMLGEVLPLDAPRRADGRVALAFLAYTAVRPAVAAGLHQDTAGLLAFIAGQIRAAQAAGAARPEVEPDDAAVGLLALMEGLGVYLLGGHFPPETALAALDAQLDLIFGPDGPAD
- a CDS encoding acyl-CoA dehydrogenase family protein → MARLAQTPGLTDVQRSILETVREFADKEIIPHAQRLEHADEYPTDILDGMREMGLFGLTIDEEYGGLGESLLTYALVVEQLSRGWMSISGIVNTHFIVAYLISQHGSAEQKARLLPKMATGEVRGAFSMSEPETGSDVSAIKSKAVRDGDNYVLNGQKMWLTNGAYSSVVATLVKTDTGAESVYGNMSTFLLEKEPGFGETAPGLTIPGKIDKMGYKGVETTEMVLDGVTVPASAVLGGADKVGRGFYQMMDGIEVGRVNVAARACGISIRAFELAVQYAQQRRTFGQPLAKHQAIAFKLAEMGTKIEAAHALMVNAARLKDAGQRNDVEAGMAKLLASEYCAEVVQEAFRIHGGYGYSKEYEIERLMREAPFLLIGEGTSEIQKTIISRGLLKEYKL
- a CDS encoding DUF4190 domain-containing protein gives rise to the protein MSHPPPGEPEQPPSPYEQPGQPSGLPQWGQQPEQQQWGQQPDQPQWGQQPEQQQWGQQPERQQWGQQPDQPQWGQPQEHQQWAQQPAYPPQGPYGQYGPPPGGGGGPNTMAILSLVFAFVFAPAGIVLGHLAKRQIRRTGEDGDQLATWGLILSYVFTAIGLLVCCGWIGLAIWANSDGGGTYN